In Chlorogloeopsis sp. ULAP01, the following are encoded in one genomic region:
- a CDS encoding ABC transporter substrate-binding protein produces MSNSLKLGTLLPLTGEISAYGIPMQKTANLLIKTVNACGGVMGKPVTLISVDDQSKPQVGAEAMSKLAYLDKVSGVVGGAGSATSAAAVNIAVKNQIVMISPSSTSPSFTERAKKGDFKGFWFRTAPPDTFQGPVIAKIAQKKGYQKVSILAVNNDYGRGLVNAFIPAFEALGGQIINKNNIAFYPPNAITFDTEVLNSFQENPDAVLLIDYSQTGSLVLRSIYERGLLVKTPLILSDGLKDANLSQIVGKSNDGKLILPTANITGTAPSAKGPAFSKFREIYKKAYNGQEPSIYDPNTWDATAALVLAAESAKSTSGETIKEHIRTVTNPPGEKVSDVCQALDLIRQGKKINYEGAGSNVDFDSQGDVTGNYDIWTVAGDGSIEVVEQITPENLQAFK; encoded by the coding sequence GTGAGTAATTCACTCAAACTAGGTACACTTTTACCTTTGACAGGAGAAATTTCTGCATATGGTATACCTATGCAAAAAACTGCCAATCTATTAATCAAAACTGTTAATGCTTGTGGTGGAGTCATGGGGAAACCAGTCACTCTCATCTCGGTTGATGATCAATCAAAACCACAAGTAGGGGCTGAAGCTATGTCTAAACTAGCTTATTTAGATAAAGTTTCTGGTGTGGTAGGAGGCGCTGGAAGTGCCACATCTGCGGCGGCAGTAAATATTGCTGTGAAGAATCAAATCGTGATGATTTCTCCTTCTAGTACTAGCCCTAGCTTTACAGAACGAGCCAAGAAAGGAGATTTCAAAGGCTTTTGGTTCCGTACTGCTCCTCCTGATACTTTTCAAGGCCCAGTAATTGCTAAAATAGCTCAAAAAAAAGGATATCAAAAAGTTTCTATTTTGGCTGTTAATAATGATTATGGGAGAGGCTTAGTTAATGCTTTTATACCAGCTTTTGAAGCTTTAGGCGGACAGATAATCAATAAAAATAATATTGCTTTCTATCCACCCAATGCAATTACATTTGACACAGAAGTATTAAATTCCTTTCAAGAAAATCCAGATGCTGTACTTTTGATAGATTATTCTCAAACAGGCAGCCTCGTATTACGTTCGATTTATGAACGTGGATTGTTAGTAAAAACTCCACTAATTTTATCTGATGGATTGAAGGATGCTAATCTATCTCAAATAGTAGGAAAAAGTAATGATGGAAAATTAATTTTGCCGACTGCTAATATTACTGGTACAGCACCTAGTGCAAAAGGTCCAGCATTTTCAAAATTTAGAGAGATTTATAAAAAAGCATACAATGGTCAAGAACCAAGTATATACGATCCTAATACTTGGGATGCTACGGCTGCTTTAGTTTTAGCAGCAGAATCAGCTAAATCTACCTCTGGGGAAACTATTAAAGAACATATACGAACAGTTACTAACCCTCCTGGAGAAAAAGTTAGTGATGTTTGTCAAGCATTAGATCTGATTCGACAAGGTAAGAAGATTAATTATGAAGGAGCTGGGAGTAATGTTGATTTTGACTCTCAAGGAGATGTCACTGGTAACTATGATATCTGGACTGTTGCGGGTGATGGAAGTATTGAGGTTGTTGAGCAGATAACTCCTGAAAATCTTCAGGCATTTAAATAG
- a CDS encoding gamma-glutamylcyclotransferase family protein: MQSIHKGEQKVTKKKLHNVFSYGSNLNPMRLQSRIRNWDGSYQLASLSGYELRFNMFAEQQRVGANIVPHPTRQVRGIIIQLDEIDLFELDKYEGHPILYKRVEVKVNLDNTSRIEAYTYVAQPQWITEGLLPTVDYLEHIINGASVCGLPSDYIQAIQKLGTFLHIK; the protein is encoded by the coding sequence ATGCAATCAATTCATAAAGGTGAACAAAAAGTTACAAAGAAAAAATTACATAATGTCTTTTCGTATGGTTCAAATCTAAATCCAATGCGTTTGCAATCGCGGATTCGGAACTGGGATGGTAGCTATCAGCTTGCTTCCTTGTCAGGATATGAATTGCGTTTTAATATGTTTGCAGAACAACAGAGAGTAGGAGCAAATATAGTTCCCCATCCTACACGACAAGTCAGAGGAATTATTATTCAACTTGACGAAATAGATTTATTTGAGTTAGATAAATATGAAGGGCATCCCATACTTTATAAACGTGTTGAAGTCAAAGTAAACTTAGATAATACCTCTAGAATTGAGGCTTATACTTATGTTGCTCAACCTCAATGGATTACAGAGGGATTACTACCGACAGTTGACTATTTAGAACATATTATTAATGGAGCTTCGGTTTGTGGTTTGCCCTCAGATTACATTCAAGCTATTCAAAAATTGGGTACATTTTTACATATAAAATAA
- a CDS encoding aminotransferase class IV: MLFEATQIAWYNGRLVEREQAAPSIASHSLHLGIGVFDGMMAYWNRDRYYVHQIDAHLERFRIGSQKMDLGFPWSCHQLKLGIEELLSQLPPADYYIRPIVYRSCPQINVTGSDRMAVDVAIFGVIAPRDLDTPLSCHISPYERVSSLAIPVTWKICGSYVNSYLARRAAEKAGFNDGIMLDQKGRITEASAANLFLLNQETIVTPALTPEIFPGITRFTLLDIAKSLGIEVVERDVYPEELENFEGAFLASTLMELKPLERIDWYKYNSSSHPLYRFLLKEFREITHQ, translated from the coding sequence ATGCTATTTGAGGCTACACAAATTGCTTGGTATAATGGGCGTTTAGTTGAGCGCGAACAAGCTGCACCATCCATTGCTAGCCACTCTCTTCATTTAGGCATTGGAGTTTTTGATGGAATGATGGCTTATTGGAATCGCGATCGCTACTACGTTCACCAAATTGATGCACATTTAGAACGTTTTCGCATCGGTTCCCAAAAAATGGATCTAGGATTTCCTTGGTCTTGTCATCAGTTAAAACTAGGTATAGAGGAACTTTTAAGTCAGCTTCCCCCAGCTGATTACTATATTCGACCAATTGTCTACCGTTCATGTCCTCAAATCAATGTCACAGGAAGCGATCGCATGGCTGTTGATGTGGCAATTTTTGGGGTTATTGCTCCACGTGATCTTGACACACCTCTTTCTTGCCACATTTCCCCCTATGAACGCGTATCCAGCCTTGCAATTCCCGTCACTTGGAAAATCTGTGGTTCTTACGTCAACAGTTACCTAGCCCGACGTGCAGCAGAGAAAGCTGGATTTAATGATGGTATTATGCTGGATCAAAAAGGTCGAATTACAGAAGCATCGGCTGCAAATCTTTTTCTGTTGAATCAAGAAACAATTGTCACACCTGCGCTCACTCCAGAAATTTTCCCTGGAATAACGCGATTCACCTTGCTTGATATTGCTAAGTCTTTAGGCATAGAAGTAGTAGAGCGTGATGTATATCCTGAGGAATTGGAAAATTTTGAGGGAGCTTTTTTAGCTTCTACTTTAATGGAATTAAAACCATTAGAAAGGATAGATTGGTATAAATATAATTCCTCAAGTCATCCTTTATATCGTTTCCTTTTAAAAGAATTTAGAGAAATCACACATCAATAA
- a CDS encoding cupin domain-containing protein codes for MKNQHLFKPKIVKFDAIKSSADSVSISQLPALGDRKFITIQLQANTLLEKAIGWTDEQVAKTAILLLVLDGSLVTPEIKLERGSLASLSKINQVFASQEGCTLALITWSLKDSTIPEHISYHCPQLVWYDKYEAWVGKLNFEVYGSDFLFPWNGYAINIPPEENQQEKKACLHIHQRLKNLIFIQGSSAATVGYLVVEDDGRYIAWPLRSGDIILVQPGVKHNLVSASNGQPLQFFVFNDTPSDYQEPKTSDYHVLDCIPWHKVTIASRPHLESLMANVGVV; via the coding sequence ATGAAAAATCAACATTTATTCAAACCCAAGATTGTTAAATTCGATGCAATAAAATCATCAGCAGATTCTGTTTCCATATCTCAGTTACCTGCTCTTGGCGATCGCAAGTTTATAACCATACAACTGCAAGCTAATACATTGCTTGAAAAGGCAATAGGATGGACAGATGAACAAGTTGCGAAAACAGCAATATTACTACTTGTACTTGATGGCTCGCTTGTGACCCCAGAAATAAAATTAGAGCGAGGTTCACTGGCTAGTCTATCTAAAATTAATCAAGTATTTGCTAGTCAAGAAGGATGCACGTTAGCATTAATTACTTGGTCATTAAAAGATTCAACAATTCCAGAGCACATATCATACCACTGTCCGCAGTTAGTGTGGTATGACAAGTATGAAGCTTGGGTAGGAAAATTAAATTTTGAAGTATACGGTAGTGACTTTCTCTTTCCTTGGAATGGATACGCAATTAATATACCACCAGAAGAAAATCAACAAGAAAAAAAAGCGTGTTTACATATACATCAAAGACTAAAAAACTTAATTTTTATTCAAGGTTCATCAGCAGCTACGGTAGGTTACTTAGTTGTTGAAGATGATGGACGTTATATTGCTTGGCCTCTGCGCAGTGGCGATATTATTCTTGTGCAACCAGGTGTTAAGCATAATTTGGTATCAGCTAGTAATGGTCAACCTTTACAGTTTTTTGTCTTTAATGACACTCCTTCAGATTATCAAGAACCAAAGACATCTGATTATCATGTTTTAGACTGCATTCCTTGGCATAAAGTTACAATTGCATCACGCCCTCATTTGGAATCCCTTATGGCAAATGTAGGAGTCGTTTAG
- a CDS encoding GMC family oxidoreductase — MVRLSSPIENIKNHYTVVVIGSGYGGAIAASRLSRAGQQVCVLERGKEFKPGEYPNNTKEALAEMQLDLPGGKHVGSRTGLYDFHIDKDINVFVGCGLGGTSLVNANVSLRAEPRVFQDLRWPKGLRDDLDTLLMEGYRRAEEMLKPTPYPENLPQLRKLQALEKSSKYLNEKFYRPPINVTFEDKVNHVGVEQKSCNLCGDCVSGCNHQAKNTVLMNYLPDAKNHGAEIYTQVSVRYLEREGDRWLVHYQLQNAGQEKFDAPTMFVSADIVILAAGTLGSTEILLRSQAAGLSLSEKVGHNFTGNGDVLAFGYNTEQTINGVGFGERLPGQQEPVGPCITGIIDMREQPVLDNGMVIEEGSIPGGLAPILPQTFAAAAQILGKDTDCGIGDRIKEKLREAQSLAQGAYTGAVRNTQTYLVMTHDDAAGRMYLESDRLHIKWQGVGKQPIFQRVNNRLEEATRPLGGTQIPNPIWTNVFGHDLITVHPLGGCIMAEDAEHGVVNHKGQVFATQQGTDVYKNLYIADGSVIPRTLGVNPLLTISAIAERCCTLIAKDRGWTINYDLPSVPVTPSAPGKLGIQFTETMRGFFTTQIKDDYQKASQQGKKDGTPLQFTLTVICDDLEVLLNDPNHPAKIVGTVTAPVISTDPLTVTNGEFNLFIPEKDQPKTRQMRYRMQMTAETGQIYYFEGFKEIHDDPGFDVWSDTTTLYITIYAGDSSNSPVFGKGILKIHPTDFIKQMTTIKVTNAENRWQQTQALDRFSRFFVGTLSEVYV; from the coding sequence ATGGTTCGCTTATCAAGTCCGATTGAGAACATTAAAAATCACTATACAGTAGTTGTTATAGGTTCTGGATATGGGGGCGCGATCGCTGCATCGCGCCTATCTCGTGCCGGACAACAGGTATGCGTACTAGAACGGGGAAAAGAATTTAAGCCCGGTGAATACCCTAACAACACCAAAGAAGCCTTAGCAGAAATGCAACTAGATTTACCTGGTGGTAAGCATGTTGGTTCACGCACGGGTTTGTACGATTTTCATATAGATAAGGATATTAATGTATTTGTTGGTTGTGGTTTGGGTGGAACATCGTTAGTTAACGCTAACGTATCTTTACGAGCTGAACCTCGTGTTTTTCAAGATCTCCGTTGGCCAAAAGGATTGCGTGATGATTTAGATACTCTCTTAATGGAAGGATATCGTCGTGCGGAAGAGATGCTCAAACCGACTCCCTATCCAGAAAATTTGCCGCAGCTACGAAAATTACAGGCGTTGGAAAAATCCTCTAAATACTTAAATGAAAAGTTTTATCGACCACCCATCAATGTTACTTTTGAAGATAAAGTCAATCACGTAGGTGTAGAGCAAAAATCTTGTAATCTCTGCGGTGACTGCGTATCTGGTTGCAATCATCAGGCAAAAAATACTGTATTGATGAATTATTTACCCGATGCCAAGAATCACGGAGCGGAGATTTATACGCAGGTAAGCGTGCGATATCTAGAACGGGAAGGCGATCGCTGGTTGGTTCACTACCAATTGCAGAATGCCGGGCAAGAAAAGTTTGACGCTCCAACAATGTTTGTCAGTGCCGATATTGTGATTTTAGCGGCGGGAACTTTGGGATCTACAGAAATTTTGTTGCGCTCTCAAGCAGCCGGTTTGTCCTTATCCGAAAAAGTAGGACATAACTTTACTGGCAATGGTGATGTACTGGCATTTGGTTACAACACCGAGCAAACAATTAACGGCGTTGGTTTTGGCGAACGTCTCCCAGGGCAACAAGAACCTGTCGGCCCTTGCATTACAGGTATTATTGATATGCGCGAGCAACCTGTACTAGATAATGGTATGGTGATCGAAGAAGGCTCAATTCCCGGAGGGCTGGCTCCCATCCTACCGCAAACCTTTGCTGCGGCTGCCCAAATACTAGGCAAAGACACTGACTGTGGTATAGGCGATCGCATTAAAGAAAAACTCAGAGAAGCACAAAGTTTAGCTCAAGGTGCTTACACAGGTGCAGTCCGCAATACCCAGACTTACCTAGTCATGACTCATGATGATGCCGCTGGACGTATGTATTTGGAAAGCGATCGTCTTCATATCAAATGGCAAGGCGTCGGCAAACAACCCATCTTTCAAAGAGTGAACAATCGCCTAGAAGAAGCAACTCGCCCTTTAGGCGGTACGCAAATTCCCAACCCTATCTGGACTAATGTTTTTGGACACGATCTAATTACCGTCCATCCTTTAGGTGGCTGTATCATGGCAGAGGACGCCGAACATGGTGTAGTTAACCACAAAGGACAAGTTTTTGCTACACAGCAAGGCACAGATGTCTACAAAAACCTGTATATTGCTGACGGCTCAGTAATTCCTCGTACACTGGGAGTAAATCCACTACTGACAATTTCTGCTATAGCCGAGCGCTGCTGTACCCTCATTGCCAAAGATAGGGGTTGGACAATCAACTACGACTTGCCTTCAGTGCCAGTAACCCCGTCTGCCCCAGGCAAACTAGGCATTCAGTTCACCGAAACCATGCGTGGCTTCTTTACAACGCAAATTAAAGACGACTATCAAAAGGCATCACAGCAAGGTAAAAAAGACGGCACACCCCTACAATTTACCCTAACCGTAATTTGCGACGATTTGGAAGTGCTGCTTAACGATCCCAATCACCCAGCCAAGATAGTTGGTACGGTAACAGCGCCTGTGATTTCTACAGATCCACTCACAGTTACCAACGGCGAGTTCAATCTATTTATACCAGAAAAAGACCAGCCCAAGACACGACAAATGCGTTACCGGATGCAGATGACTGCGGAAACGGGACAAATCTACTACTTTGAGGGCTTTAAAGAAATTCACGACGATCCGGGCTTCGATGTATGGTCTGATACCACCACTCTTTACATCACTATTTATGCAGGTGACAGTAGCAACAGTCCCGTCTTTGGTAAGGGCATTCTCAAAATCCATCCCACAGACTTTATTAAGCAAATGACCACAATCAAAGTCACAAATGCTGAAAATCGCTGGCAACAAACACAAGCCCTCGATCGCTTCAGTCGCTTCTTTGTTGGCACGCTATCTGAAGTCTACGTCTGA
- a CDS encoding DUF6765 family protein, producing MQIDFHHGVTYVAARLAGFEHKAASIIAYCAQYVDDATNAGVIRFDNGALFSRISSAHKMLDYRNFQELANNLVWIPFHFLPGNGGLPATEEPPGKFIDKLICRPNSYVAQEMVRECILRQDTPYALHRLGITMHVYVDTWAHQGFAGVNHRVNEARNLVDEYGKPDRSLMDRLTNYFVSEALPLGHGAVLSHPDKPFLRWGYTNGRGEKIIRDNPKDFLEAADCMCKAMQRYIAGDPNATVPGLPEPDRTAIALLLKNITGNSGSLRHQKWLQAIAEGKFSFGKEVVTYIPKGKNSWKFLALGTEESIDRGNEVFSYHPTFLASDWKLFHDALQAHHFYISHDLLPKYGICVA from the coding sequence ATGCAAATTGACTTTCATCATGGTGTTACTTACGTCGCCGCGCGACTAGCTGGATTTGAACATAAAGCGGCTAGTATCATCGCTTATTGCGCTCAATACGTAGATGATGCCACTAATGCCGGGGTGATCCGTTTTGATAATGGGGCATTATTTAGCCGCATCAGTTCCGCCCACAAAATGCTCGACTACCGCAACTTTCAGGAACTGGCAAATAACCTCGTCTGGATTCCCTTTCATTTTCTGCCAGGGAACGGAGGGCTACCTGCAACAGAAGAGCCTCCAGGTAAATTTATTGACAAGCTAATTTGTCGTCCCAATAGCTATGTTGCTCAAGAAATGGTCAGAGAGTGTATTCTCCGTCAAGACACTCCCTATGCTCTCCATCGCCTTGGTATCACAATGCACGTCTATGTTGATACATGGGCGCATCAAGGTTTTGCTGGTGTTAACCATCGAGTTAACGAAGCGAGAAACTTAGTGGACGAATATGGCAAACCCGATCGCAGTCTCATGGATCGCCTGACAAATTATTTTGTTAGCGAAGCTTTACCTCTGGGACATGGAGCAGTTCTCAGCCATCCTGACAAGCCTTTTTTACGCTGGGGCTACACTAACGGACGGGGCGAAAAAATTATCAGAGACAATCCCAAAGACTTTTTAGAAGCGGCCGATTGTATGTGTAAAGCTATGCAACGGTATATAGCAGGCGATCCCAATGCCACTGTCCCAGGATTGCCAGAACCGGATCGGACTGCGATCGCTCTTTTGCTAAAAAATATTACGGGAAATAGCGGTAGCTTAAGACACCAAAAGTGGTTGCAGGCGATCGCTGAGGGTAAGTTTAGTTTTGGTAAGGAAGTAGTTACTTATATCCCCAAAGGCAAAAATTCATGGAAATTTCTAGCCCTTGGTACTGAAGAAAGTATTGACCGGGGAAACGAAGTATTTTCCTATCATCCCACCTTTTTAGCCAGTGATTGGAAATTATTTCACGACGCTTTGCAGGCACATCACTTCTACATCAGCCACGACTTATTACCCAAATATGGCATCTGCGTTGCTTGA
- a CDS encoding alpha/beta fold hydrolase has translation MPTTQATQNKVGIQFTETMRGYFSTQIQDDYQRAAQQGKQNNSRFEFTVTVTSDDLEVMLTDESHKAKIVGSVTAPVLSPEPLKVTNGEFNLFIVDPDRVNTRRMAYGMTMTASDGKVYYLDGFKVVHNDPGFDLWADTTTLYITVHDGDNLNAPVLGRGILNIQPADFLRQMSTLQVTNTTSLKQQLEETARFGSFFAGVLFNIYGGIFAPSKVFDPDAPPRQKRPLRMSAPQVHFFNTSDGVQLRLTRYQGGTKGPVMLAPGFGTSTLAFSIDTVETNLPEVLYAQGYDVWLFDYRASADLPSATTQFSTDEIALYDWPAAVEKVRTLTGAETVQVVGHCVGSMSFLMAMLAGLKGVRSAVCSQLTTHPKAATLNEIRAGLRLASFLTVLGVETLNPDFDTHADWQDRLYDMVLRFYPTKEPYNNPVDRRILFMYGEVYKIDQLNEATHDAIHEIFGPANMTFFRHISLILRRGQILDKDGKDIYLPHLERLAIPIAFIHGADNAFFLPEGSEITYKLLCDKNGKDLYVRHVIPDYAHMDCFMGKNAAKDVFPTILAELEKFN, from the coding sequence ATGCCAACAACCCAAGCCACACAAAACAAAGTGGGAATTCAGTTCACTGAAACTATGCGGGGCTACTTTTCAACGCAAATTCAAGACGACTATCAACGTGCAGCCCAGCAAGGTAAACAAAATAACTCCCGGTTTGAGTTTACTGTTACTGTCACCTCCGACGATTTAGAGGTGATGCTCACCGATGAAAGCCACAAAGCCAAAATCGTTGGCAGTGTCACCGCCCCAGTTCTATCGCCTGAACCTTTAAAAGTAACCAATGGCGAATTTAACTTATTTATTGTCGATCCGGATCGGGTAAATACGCGCCGCATGGCCTATGGCATGACAATGACAGCCAGCGACGGTAAGGTTTATTACTTAGATGGCTTTAAAGTTGTACACAACGATCCGGGCTTTGATTTATGGGCAGACACAACAACTTTGTATATTACTGTCCATGATGGTGACAATCTCAACGCTCCAGTGCTGGGGCGGGGAATTTTAAATATCCAGCCAGCAGATTTTCTGCGGCAGATGTCTACATTGCAAGTTACCAATACCACCAGTCTCAAGCAGCAATTGGAAGAAACTGCCCGCTTTGGCAGCTTTTTTGCCGGAGTTTTGTTCAATATTTACGGTGGAATATTTGCTCCCTCAAAAGTATTCGATCCAGATGCACCACCCCGCCAAAAGCGTCCCCTGCGGATGTCGGCTCCCCAAGTTCATTTCTTTAATACAAGTGATGGTGTACAACTGCGACTAACTCGCTATCAAGGCGGAACGAAAGGGCCAGTCATGCTAGCACCAGGCTTTGGCACTTCTACCTTGGCATTTTCCATCGATACTGTTGAGACAAACCTACCGGAAGTCTTGTACGCTCAAGGCTATGATGTTTGGTTGTTTGATTATCGAGCCAGTGCCGACTTGCCATCTGCTACTACTCAGTTCTCCACTGATGAGATTGCCCTCTACGATTGGCCAGCAGCTGTGGAAAAGGTACGTACTCTAACTGGGGCAGAAACAGTCCAAGTTGTCGGTCACTGTGTTGGTTCGATGTCTTTCTTGATGGCTATGCTAGCAGGTCTCAAAGGGGTACGTTCCGCAGTTTGCTCTCAACTCACCACCCATCCTAAAGCAGCAACCCTCAACGAAATCAGAGCTGGTTTGCGTCTGGCATCGTTTCTAACAGTATTGGGGGTAGAAACTCTCAATCCTGACTTTGACACCCATGCCGATTGGCAGGATCGTCTTTACGACATGGTTTTGAGGTTTTATCCCACCAAAGAACCCTACAATAATCCGGTTGATCGCCGAATTTTGTTCATGTACGGAGAGGTATACAAAATAGACCAACTCAACGAAGCTACTCACGACGCCATTCACGAGATATTCGGCCCGGCAAATATGACCTTCTTCAGACATATTTCTTTAATTTTGCGTCGAGGGCAAATATTAGATAAAGATGGTAAAGATATTTACTTGCCTCATCTAGAGCGGTTAGCTATTCCGATCGCATTTATTCACGGTGCAGATAACGCCTTTTTCTTACCTGAAGGTTCGGAAATTACATATAAACTATTGTGTGATAAAAACGGTAAAGACTTGTACGTGCGCCATGTGATCCCCGATTATGCACATATGGACTGTTTTATGGGTAAAAACGCAGCAAAAGACGTTTTTCCAACAATTTTGGCGGAATTAGAAAAGTTTAACTAG
- a CDS encoding cytochrome P450 has protein sequence MQIQKNFQGKDTEPNINSKPLPPGSFGLPLIGETIALAWDIHSFYRQRLKKYGPVFKTHLFGKPVIVFIGPEAFTFFLNQEYFTRENGNPQPVRELLDWDALPLLDGEEHRRRKRLILQAFMPQAFDKYIPVMEQNAAYYLERWEKLGSFTWLTEYRKMCASLSNALFVGQTPGSDSEAVGKIMDTFIKGFSAVPINLGFNAYGKALKSRDWLLDYINRAIAQHQEQPQQDILEVLLTARGEDGSTLTNDQLRREVLHLFFAAYSGFYVALTLLSLTLAQHPEIMARARQEVNQFAGDGALNMERLQKLVYLEQITKEIRRFYPINAATFFAKVKTDCEYKDFRIPKGWGAVAGIHTTMHMPQVFSEPESFKPCRFAPEQFATLPPNSYVPQGGGAKDGHRCPGEDMITVLLKVMAVHLLRRYTWELLPQNLEFNRDLFPTPRDGLKVRFGIYSP, from the coding sequence ATGCAAATTCAAAAAAATTTCCAAGGTAAAGATACTGAACCAAATATCAATAGCAAGCCCTTACCGCCTGGTTCCTTCGGTTTGCCCTTGATAGGAGAAACTATTGCTTTAGCTTGGGATATCCATAGCTTTTACCGCCAGCGACTAAAAAAATACGGCCCAGTCTTTAAAACCCACCTGTTTGGTAAACCAGTCATCGTCTTTATCGGCCCTGAAGCTTTTACTTTCTTTCTCAATCAGGAATACTTTACCCGTGAGAATGGCAATCCACAACCAGTTCGAGAATTATTAGACTGGGATGCCTTGCCGTTGTTGGACGGAGAAGAACATCGTCGCCGGAAAAGGTTAATTCTCCAAGCTTTTATGCCGCAGGCTTTCGACAAATATATTCCAGTCATGGAACAGAACGCTGCTTACTATCTAGAGCGTTGGGAAAAGTTAGGCAGCTTTACTTGGTTAACTGAATACCGCAAAATGTGCGCTTCTTTGAGCAATGCTTTGTTTGTAGGACAAACGCCTGGTTCAGACAGTGAAGCTGTAGGAAAAATCATGGACACCTTTATCAAAGGTTTTTCCGCAGTCCCGATTAATCTGGGTTTTAATGCCTACGGAAAAGCACTTAAAAGTCGCGATTGGCTGCTCGATTATATTAATCGCGCGATCGCTCAACACCAAGAGCAACCTCAACAAGATATTTTAGAAGTACTTTTAACAGCCCGTGGTGAAGATGGTTCTACCCTTACTAACGACCAGTTGCGCCGTGAAGTATTGCATCTATTTTTTGCAGCTTACTCCGGTTTTTATGTGGCGCTCACTCTTCTGTCCCTAACCTTAGCTCAACATCCGGAGATAATGGCACGCGCTAGGCAAGAAGTTAATCAATTTGCTGGTGATGGTGCGTTGAATATGGAGCGGTTGCAAAAGCTGGTATATCTGGAGCAAATCACCAAAGAGATTCGCCGCTTTTATCCGATTAACGCTGCTACTTTTTTCGCCAAGGTAAAGACAGACTGCGAGTATAAAGACTTCCGCATTCCTAAAGGATGGGGTGCTGTGGCAGGAATCCATACTACCATGCATATGCCGCAGGTATTTTCCGAGCCAGAAAGTTTTAAACCCTGCCGCTTTGCTCCAGAACAATTTGCGACTTTGCCACCAAATAGCTACGTACCCCAAGGCGGCGGAGCGAAAGATGGGCATCGTTGTCCTGGTGAAGACATGATTACAGTGCTGCTCAAGGTAATGGCGGTGCATTTGCTACGTCGATATACCTGGGAACTGTTGCCGCAAAATCTAGAATTTAACCGCGATTTGTTTCCAACTCCCCGTGATGGTTTAAAGGTGCGGTTTGGTATTTATTCGCCTTGA
- a CDS encoding N-acyl homoserine lactonase family protein: MRIHPVKSGLVAIKTCQCYSKGHGAMRLVNTILDRNWTEPLPIYSWAIEHPEGIILIDTGETARTLEPGYFPWWNPYFQWSIKPCLQPEDEVGNRLQALGIKPEDVRWVILTHMHTDHIGGLEYFPNAEIIVSRREYEVSGGWSGQLKGYLNHQWPKWLAPRLIDFEPKPIGPFPESFTLTKAGDVCLIPTHGHTAGHLSVLVQIDGRSLFFAGDASYSQQLMLEQIVDGVAQDENSSRQTLQRILQYVQEFPTVYLPSHDPDAAQRLAERSIVSVQLS, encoded by the coding sequence ATGCGAATTCATCCTGTTAAGAGTGGGCTTGTTGCAATTAAAACCTGTCAGTGCTACAGCAAAGGTCATGGAGCCATGCGCTTAGTCAACACCATTCTCGATCGCAATTGGACTGAGCCTTTACCCATTTACAGTTGGGCGATCGAGCATCCAGAAGGGATTATTTTAATCGATACAGGTGAGACTGCACGCACTTTAGAACCAGGCTATTTTCCTTGGTGGAATCCCTATTTTCAGTGGAGTATCAAACCATGTTTGCAACCTGAAGATGAAGTTGGTAATAGGTTGCAAGCCTTGGGTATAAAACCGGAAGATGTTCGTTGGGTGATTCTCACTCATATGCACACAGATCATATTGGTGGTTTAGAGTATTTTCCCAACGCAGAAATTATAGTCTCTCGTCGGGAGTACGAGGTGAGCGGTGGTTGGAGCGGACAGCTAAAAGGCTATTTGAACCATCAATGGCCTAAGTGGCTAGCTCCTCGCTTGATAGACTTTGAACCCAAGCCAATTGGCCCTTTTCCTGAAAGTTTCACGCTCACAAAGGCTGGGGATGTCTGCTTAATTCCTACCCACGGACATACAGCAGGGCATCTATCAGTACTGGTTCAAATTGATGGGCGATCGCTATTTTTTGCTGGTGATGCCTCTTACTCGCAACAGTTGATGTTAGAGCAGATTGTTGATGGTGTTGCCCAAGATGAAAATTCTTCTCGCCAAACTTTGCAGCGAATTTTGCAATATGTCCAAGAATTTCCTACAGTCTATCTTCCCAGTCACGACCCCGATGCTGCTCAAAGATTAGCAGAGCGAAGCATAGTGTCAGTTCAACTGTCTTGA